The Syntrophales bacterium genome has a window encoding:
- a CDS encoding TatD family hydrolase — protein MNATWRIKTMIDSHAHLEMDEFNEDRDEVVERARAAGLVAVIVVGTSVPDSAKAMEMTGIYDLVYASVGVHPHEVKDIDAMTYDSLRVLARRDKVVAIGEIGLDFYYNHSPKELQFQHFAEQLDLAIDLELPVIIHDREAHAETLEFLGHRKGRLRGVLHCFSGDRGMAKKCIDLGFYLSIAGPVTYKKSEELREVARYMPADALLVETDSPYLAPESFRGKRNEPAWVVETARRVAEIRGLTAEELEAATELNTRRLFGF, from the coding sequence ATGAATGCAACCTGGAGGATAAAAACCATGATCGACAGCCACGCGCATCTGGAGATGGATGAATTCAATGAAGACCGGGATGAGGTTGTGGAGAGAGCCAGAGCTGCCGGCCTTGTCGCGGTGATTGTGGTGGGAACGAGCGTTCCTGACAGCGCCAAGGCGATGGAAATGACCGGTATTTATGATCTTGTTTATGCGTCGGTCGGGGTTCATCCCCATGAGGTGAAAGACATTGACGCAATGACCTATGACTCCCTGCGGGTGCTTGCCCGGAGGGATAAGGTTGTGGCCATCGGGGAGATCGGACTTGATTTTTACTACAACCACTCTCCTAAGGAACTGCAATTCCAGCACTTTGCCGAGCAGCTTGACTTGGCGATTGATCTTGAGCTTCCGGTTATTATTCACGATCGGGAGGCTCATGCGGAGACACTTGAATTTCTCGGGCATAGAAAGGGGCGGCTGCGCGGGGTGCTGCACTGCTTCTCCGGAGACCGGGGAATGGCGAAAAAGTGTATAGACCTGGGATTTTATCTTTCTATTGCCGGCCCCGTTACCTATAAAAAATCTGAAGAACTGCGGGAAGTTGCAAGGTATATGCCTGCGGATGCGCTCCTGGTAGAGACGGACTCCCCGTATCTCGCCCCGGAGTCCTTCAGAGGAAAGCGCAATGAGCCCGCCTGGGTAGTCGAGACAGCAAGGCGGGTTGCGGAAATCAGGGGTCTTACGGCAGAGGAACTGGAGGCGGCAACGGAGCTGAATACCCGACGACTATTTGGCTTTTGA
- a CDS encoding GspE/PulE family protein, which translates to MSNQKKLGEILIEKQIITTAQLEEALKRQKGLSLRLGDTLLHLKFVSENLLLETLSEYLGIEFLNIAENDYQMIDKSLSRMLPLDVCQKYKVLPLFQIVDEDTKELSLAMADPFLEEAIKDVEAITEFHVTPVLATSAAILGGLGKLYAIKTDFKIERYILEKEDTVSLVNKILEKAVSYGASDIHVEPHRNEVHVRMRIDGVLEVASTYPSAYHTAAVSRIKIMASENSSSMKIDEKRLPQDGAFSTKIVGHTVDCRVSTMPTLFGEKVVMRLFDKDTDVYIGRIKDLKLSPRMEVQFRRCVRRPSGINIVTGPTGSGKTTTLNAIINEINSADLNIITIEDPVEHQAPDYVNQSSLMPQAGYTYTRALRAMMRQDPDIILIGEVRDLETAEIAVQAALTGHRVFTTLHTENAAGSIMRLIDIGVEHFLVSAVLSSAINQRLVRKICNRCSEEYIPTKIELMDIGIDKEIADEILKDPHQFNLRRGRGCEHCRKTGYHGRQPVFELITVTQEIRDLIYRKQGSADTIALTARDRHGINLIFEEGLRLFLTGVTTLGELQNLPKGDYKVKSPKQILLDSAMH; encoded by the coding sequence ATGAGCAACCAGAAAAAATTAGGCGAAATATTAATAGAAAAACAGATCATCACTACCGCGCAACTTGAAGAAGCGCTTAAGCGACAGAAAGGACTTTCTCTCCGGTTGGGCGATACCTTATTACATCTTAAGTTTGTCAGCGAAAATCTCTTGCTTGAGACCTTAAGCGAGTACCTGGGGATAGAATTTTTAAATATAGCCGAAAACGACTATCAAATGATAGATAAGTCATTGTCGAGGATGCTTCCTCTTGATGTGTGTCAAAAGTATAAGGTACTTCCTCTTTTCCAAATAGTTGACGAGGACACAAAAGAACTTTCGCTCGCCATGGCAGACCCTTTCCTGGAAGAAGCCATTAAAGATGTAGAGGCAATAACCGAATTCCATGTGACCCCTGTACTCGCTACCAGCGCAGCGATTTTGGGAGGACTCGGTAAATTATATGCAATTAAAACAGACTTTAAGATAGAGCGTTACATTCTCGAAAAGGAAGACACGGTCTCACTTGTTAATAAAATCTTAGAAAAGGCTGTCTCATACGGAGCAAGCGACATACACGTCGAGCCTCACAGAAATGAAGTGCACGTCAGGATGAGGATTGACGGCGTTCTGGAGGTAGCTTCAACATATCCTTCCGCGTATCATACTGCCGCCGTATCCAGAATAAAGATCATGGCCAGTGAAAACTCATCATCAATGAAGATTGATGAGAAGCGGCTGCCTCAGGACGGTGCATTCTCAACCAAAATCGTCGGCCATACAGTCGATTGCAGGGTTTCAACTATGCCGACGCTCTTCGGAGAAAAGGTTGTCATGAGGCTTTTCGATAAAGACACGGATGTCTATATTGGACGTATCAAAGATCTTAAACTGTCCCCCCGCATGGAGGTGCAGTTCCGGCGCTGCGTAAGGAGACCGAGTGGAATAAACATTGTCACCGGCCCAACCGGAAGCGGTAAAACAACTACCTTGAATGCAATAATAAATGAGATAAACAGCGCCGATTTAAACATAATAACCATTGAGGATCCGGTGGAGCATCAGGCGCCGGATTATGTTAACCAGAGTTCCCTGATGCCACAGGCTGGCTATACATATACCCGTGCCCTGAGAGCGATGATGAGGCAGGATCCGGATATTATCCTTATTGGTGAAGTAAGAGATCTCGAAACTGCTGAAATAGCCGTACAGGCCGCACTTACCGGACATCGTGTATTTACAACCCTCCATACTGAAAATGCGGCGGGTTCGATTATGCGATTAATCGATATCGGCGTAGAGCACTTTCTTGTTTCCGCCGTCCTTTCTTCTGCCATAAATCAACGCCTTGTCAGAAAAATATGCAACAGGTGTTCGGAAGAGTATATCCCTACCAAAATAGAGCTCATGGATATCGGAATCGATAAGGAAATTGCCGATGAAATACTTAAAGATCCTCACCAATTTAACCTGAGGAGGGGCCGAGGGTGCGAGCATTGCCGCAAAACAGGATATCATGGTCGTCAACCGGTCTTTGAACTTATCACCGTCACTCAGGAGATAAGGGACTTAATATATCGCAAACAGGGGTCAGCAGATACCATAGCTCTGACGGCGAGGGACAGACATGGCATTAATCTGATATTTGAAGAAGGACTGCGACTTTTTCTTACAGGCGTTACCACCTTGGGAGAATTGCAAAACCTTCCCAAAGGCGATTATAAAGTGAAATCTCCCAAACAAATCCTTCTGGATTCTGCAATGCATTAA
- a CDS encoding STAS domain-containing protein, whose translation MEVDVMEFNISTEMGGDIVVVDMVGSLSASNIEEFRSQVSRLVEKKYCYLMLDMSNVNFMDSSGLGSCMAVHKQLSEKNGIVIFAKPSEQVKKIFRITKAEQKLNIVPTRNDGVKSLYEKMMGSKQK comes from the coding sequence GTGGAGGTGGATGTGATGGAGTTTAATATAAGCACAGAAATGGGTGGAGACATTGTGGTTGTTGATATGGTGGGCAGTTTATCGGCTAGCAATATAGAAGAATTTAGAAGCCAGGTTTCAAGATTGGTGGAAAAAAAATACTGTTATCTCATGCTGGATATGAGTAATGTCAATTTTATGGACAGTTCAGGTCTTGGCTCGTGTATGGCAGTACACAAACAGCTTTCTGAGAAAAACGGTATTGTTATATTCGCCAAGCCGAGCGAGCAGGTCAAAAAGATATTCCGAATAACAAAAGCGGAGCAAAAGCTCAATATTGTACCGACAAGAAATGATGGCGTAAAATCTCTATATGAAAAGATGATGGGGTCAAAACAGAAATGA
- a CDS encoding STAS domain-containing protein: MMEYTITTEGEVVLINLSGRFVRSVGEELNANISKLIDNNFRYLLIDMSNIPLIDSYGITVCMSCNKLVENSGGLLVFINLSQAVEKVFHITRADQKFRIANNRDEGMKSIQEEINRKR, from the coding sequence ATGATGGAATATACTATCACAACCGAAGGTGAAGTCGTCTTAATAAATCTCTCAGGCCGCTTTGTGCGAAGTGTGGGTGAAGAGTTAAATGCAAATATTTCCAAACTGATTGATAATAATTTTCGTTATCTTCTTATCGACATGAGCAACATCCCTCTAATCGATAGCTATGGCATTACTGTATGCATGTCATGTAACAAATTGGTGGAAAACAGCGGTGGTCTTCTCGTTTTCATCAATTTAAGCCAAGCCGTCGAGAAGGTCTTCCACATAACGCGCGCAGACCAGAAGTTTCGTATTGCTAACAATAGGGACGAAGGCATGAAATCGATACAGGAAGAGATAAACAGGAAGAGATAA
- a CDS encoding ATP-binding protein, with product MNIAIKNSTLTIEFEPSFDNVDIARSAITGICQSAFPKPELESLTMDFSLAVTEAMTNAVEHSGTKRVIVQIVVAATSIIFKMTTDGVEFDPTAPVLFPDLNSSSDLPEGGFGLALIRELVDRTAYEYRNGKNIFTLEKTFAYP from the coding sequence TTGAATATCGCAATTAAGAACAGCACGCTTACAATTGAGTTTGAACCCAGCTTTGACAATGTCGACATTGCAAGATCTGCAATTACCGGTATCTGTCAAAGCGCATTTCCAAAACCGGAATTAGAATCTCTGACGATGGATTTCTCTCTGGCTGTGACAGAAGCAATGACTAATGCCGTCGAACATTCAGGAACCAAGAGGGTAATCGTACAGATTGTCGTTGCGGCCACCTCTATTATCTTCAAAATGACGACCGATGGCGTTGAATTTGACCCCACTGCGCCTGTGTTATTTCCCGATCTGAACTCTTCCAGCGATTTGCCGGAAGGAGGGTTCGGCCTGGCACTTATTAGAGAATTAGTTGATCGCACAGCGTATGAATATCGAAACGGAAAGAATATTTTCACATTGGAAAAGACATTTGCTTATCCATAG
- a CDS encoding chemotaxis protein CheW: MSNETTGGTNKSDLILDGIMRRKEKERIVDVEEKKVKVVIFSLHGDFYAFYGEHIKEILPLLTIYYVPGSPEFIPGVINVRGEIESVININRFLGLPDSENSPTSRIALTVTDGIRSGILVDSIEEVLDIPASLVNPPLDTLSKSIKEFVSGEFTHKGKLVTILDIGKIFGKINL; the protein is encoded by the coding sequence ATGTCAAACGAAACAACCGGAGGTACGAATAAAAGCGATCTAATACTTGATGGGATCATGCGTCGCAAAGAGAAGGAAAGGATCGTCGATGTGGAGGAAAAGAAGGTCAAGGTCGTTATTTTTTCCCTGCACGGAGATTTCTATGCCTTTTACGGTGAACACATCAAGGAAATACTGCCGCTCCTGACCATTTATTATGTGCCCGGTTCGCCCGAGTTCATACCCGGGGTCATCAACGTCCGCGGTGAGATCGAGTCGGTTATCAACATCAACAGGTTTTTAGGCCTCCCTGATTCAGAAAACTCACCAACCAGCCGCATCGCCCTTACCGTTACAGACGGAATCCGTTCGGGGATACTCGTCGACTCCATTGAAGAGGTACTCGATATCCCTGCCAGTTTGGTCAATCCCCCCCTCGATACGTTGTCAAAATCCATCAAGGAATTCGTATCAGGGGAATTTACTCATAAGGGTAAGCTCGTAACTATCCTCGATATTGGAAAGATATTCGGGAAAATCAACCTATGA